The following DNA comes from Corallococcus exiguus.
CGGGCGGTGGGGCCCACGGTGGTGAGCATCTGGTTGGCGGCGCGGGCGTGGCGGTTCTCCGACTCCGCGGCGAGCTTGAGCTGGGCCAGGCCCTCGGACACGAGGCGGCGGGCGTCCTCCAGCTTCTGACGCGCCTGGTAGAAGGCCACGTCGGTGAGCATGGACTGGAGGCTGCGGCGCTGCTCCTCGGTGATGCCGGAGAGCTTCTCCGCGCGGCGCAGATAATAGAGGCCGCGCTCCACCTTGGCGGGCTCGCCGGACGCGATGCGCGGGCGGGCCAGGGTCTCCAGGAGGGGGAAGAGGGCGCGGTCCAGGTCGTCGCGGTCGGTGAACTTCTGCTGCGTCAGCAGGGTGACGTCCTGGCCCTCCAGGGGGAGGGGGGCGTAGGCGTCCGCGAGGCGCGGGTCCCCGGGGCGGTAGGCGGCGGCTCCGGTGGGCAGGGCGCGGCCCTTCATCACCACCAGCTCGCCGTTCTCCTGCAGGACGGTGAAGGTGCGGGCGTTGAGCTGGCCCAGGAGGAAGACGACGCCGCCACCCAGGCCCAGGATGACGAGGAAGACGACGAGCCGGGTGAAGGTGCGGCGGGCCCGGTGGCCGAATCCCTGCGGTGAATGGGTGGTCATGTCGCCTGCTCTCCGGTCGGACGGGCTTGGGCCCGTGAGGGTCGAAACCTGAAATTGGGTCTTCTGGGACTCCAACGCTACGATTACCGCCCTGTCGGGATCATCATTTGCAATCCACCTTTCGTCGCATGGGGCCCAGCGAGCTGCTGCCCCGCTACATCTTCGCGGAGAGCCTGTTCGCGCGCCGGCGCGTGCTCGAGGTCGACGCCGTGGCGTCCACGGGCGGCGAGAGCGCGCGCTTCCTGGTGGAGCGTGGCGCGCGCACCGTGGTGGCGTGCGACGCGGACGTGTCCGCGGTGGAGGCGGCGCAGAAGGCCCATGCGCACCCGCAGCTGCGCTTCCGCGCCAACGTCTATGACGACCTGGAGGCGGGAAGCTTCGACCTGGTGCTGGTGACGGACCTGGCGCCGTACGTGCGCGCGCCGGAGCTCTTGGCGGAGCTGGCGCGGCTGGTGGCCCGGCAGGGCTTCCTGGTGGGCGGCCTGCGCAACATCGCGGGGCTGGCGCTGCCTCAGCTGCTGGAGCCGGAAGAGACGGTGCCGCCCACGTATGGGCAGCTGCTGGATGCGCTGACGGCGCACTTCCCGCATGTAGAGGTGGCCACGCAGTCGCCGGTGCTGGGCTACCAGCTCGCGTTCGAGCGGGGCGAAGGGCTGCAGGTGGACGGCTCGCTCGTGCGGCACAGCGAGGCGGCGTACTTCGTGGTGATGGCGGGCCTGGAGCCGACGCGGGTGGTGGACCCCACGTGGGTGCAGCTGCCGCCGGAGCCGCTGGCCTTCACGCGCGGCAAGCTGGACGAGGTCGCGGCCCGGGCGAAGACGTGGGAGGAGCGGGCAGGGCGGCTGAAGGAAGCGGTGTCGAAGCTTCGCGCGGAGATTGGAGACCGCGAGGCGGAGGTCGTGTCGCTCAAGCCGGCGCTGGAGGGCGCCCGGCAGGACATGGCGCGGCTGACCGCGCAGCTGGAGCAGGCTCGGGGCACGGTGGAGTCCGCGCGCGAGCGGGACGACCTGAGCAGCCGGCTGCGGCGCCGTGAGCTGGAGTTGCAGGTCGCGACGGAGCGGATCGCCGATGCGGACCGGCGGCTGACGGCGCAGCGCCTGGAGGTGGAGTCGGCGCAGCGCGCGCAGGCGGACGCGGGCGTGCAGGCGCTGGCCGCGCAGGAGACGCTTCGGCTGGAGCGGGCGCGGCGCGAGGAGACGGCGGCGACGCTGGATGAGTCTCGCGAGCGGCTGACGCAG
Coding sequences within:
- a CDS encoding IF-2 protein, with the protein product MTTHSPQGFGHRARRTFTRLVVFLVILGLGGGVVFLLGQLNARTFTVLQENGELVVMKGRALPTGAAAYRPGDPRLADAYAPLPLEGQDVTLLTQQKFTDRDDLDRALFPLLETLARPRIASGEPAKVERGLYYLRRAEKLSGITEEQRRSLQSMLTDVAFYQARQKLEDARRLVSEGLAQLKLAAESENRHARAANQMLTTVGPTARDLEEALRRAVHSESAPDNTPVAPAPRQPAPSPAGDAAQQPPQAAPTPDAGPQP